The Tubulanus polymorphus chromosome 1, tnTubPoly1.2, whole genome shotgun sequence genome contains a region encoding:
- the LOC141909204 gene encoding clathrin heavy chain linker domain-containing protein 1-like: MLSETCTPCSSPHPVLPPIIRNERDRLFLQSLTKDIDHELRKISDHHPDQRYALFRKSFDKVIDHVTAYKPILTAIQAEYEECIETIIRGNQQAFYLNGKLKALASEPTTMRNYKKRIDELEQRISVIRDNNQQLAGEIEDLSRIKEEREYRRKQVEEPPKKIVKKDSRQIPGLTIEQNTDIELLKKELTKVDKQLKELRHSERAKYQPREIKESLRVQLSYKADLRDTLINDDEYLKERMNKLKVALEAARVYNEICPPHQTIGEVITAALHRDVVSEAQKKDQESKDQEEKARLGPAQLRRDTVLSERETSLASVATFEDDDPAREQEADVILDYIEKFNELFDNEKYEAAAIHAANSPKGILRNMETLLKFKVAVAKDGEREPLLAYCDAIMSSVLAIGVIPSEEMCIECVQTALANNRLDLLLHWIAQDRLKMTEQVGDLVCKRCMCQGLCSCGCQGMAQKVYTAVAAHDKVIGCMLHQGRVISAVEYAERKASYDQNKYAELLEAYPSPQLAQALFRPFNDGSRHLPLGVVVRILLHTNLYEQGFLLLKDVITNREGSDDLHNLIFEDNVTTENEWIDIANKCENHGFENISVELLAAITVTSAMTLAASIIDYTKRTFDV; encoded by the exons ATGTTGTCTGAAACGTGTACACCTTGTTCATCTCCGCATCCTGTTTTGCCACCGATAATTCGTAATGAAAGAGATCGTTTATTTCTACAATCGTTGACAAAAGATATCGACCACGAATTGCGAAAAATATCAGACCATCATCCGGACCAGAGATACGCATTGTTCAGAAAATCATTCGATAAG GTGATTGACCATGTCACTGCTTATAAACCAATACTGACAGCTATTCAGGCAGAATATGAAGAATGTATCGAAACTATCATTCGTGGAAACCAACAAGCTTTCTATCTGAATGGTAAATTGAAAGCTTTGGCTTCAGAACCGACAACAATGAGAAACTACAAAAAACGAATCGATGAATTAGAGCAAAG AATATCCGTTATTCGCGATAATAATCAACAATTGGCAGGAGAAATAGAAGATTTGAGTAGAATCAAAGAGGAAAGAGAATATCGTAGAAAACAGGTAGAAGAGCCAccgaaaaaaattgtaaagAAGGACAGCAGACAAATCCCTG gatTAACAATTGAGCAGAATACAGATATAgaacttttgaaaaaagagCTGACAAAAGTCGACAAACAGTTGAAAGAATTGCGCCATTCGGAAAGAGCTAAATATCAACCGCGTGAAATCAAAGAATCTTTGAGAGTTCAACTTTCTTACAAAGCTGATTTGAGGGATACGTtgattaatgatgatgaatatcTGAAAGAACGTATGAACAAATTGAAAGTAGCTCTAGAAGCAGCACGTgtttataatgaaatatgtcCTCCGCATCAGACTATCGGGGAAGTGATTACTGCAGCGTTACATAGAGATGTAGTTTCTGAAGCTCAGAAGAAGGACCAGGAGAGTAAAGATCAAGAGGAAAAAG CGAGACTCGGTCCCGCTCAACTGAGGCGAGATACAGTCTTGTCTGAACGCGAGACTTCGTTAGCTTCTGTTGCTACATTCGAAGATGATGATCCTGCCAGGGAACAAGAAGCTGATGTTATACTAGACTATATCGAGAAATTTAATGAACTATTCGATAACGAAAAATACGAAGCCGCTGCCATTCATGCTGCTAATAGTCCTAAAGGCATTCTTAGAAACATGGAAACACTGCTGAAGTTTAAAG TTGCAGTTGCAAAAGATGGTGAAAGAGAGCCACTTTTAGCATACTGCGATGCCATCATGTCATCAGTGCTGGCTATAGGAGTTATTCCTAGTGAAGAAATGTGTATTGAATGTGTACAAACTGCGTTAGCGAATAACAGATTAGATTTACTTTTACACTGGATTGCTCAAGATAG GTTGAAAATGACCGAACAGGTTGGAGATCTTGTTTGTAAAAGATGCATGTGTCAAGGATTGTGTTCATGTGGCTGTCAGGGAATGGCACAGAAGGTTTATACTGCGGTAGCCGCTCATGACAAAGTTATAGGATGTATGTTACATCAGGGTAGAGTGATTAGTGCAGTAGAATACGCCGAACGTAAAGCTTCATACGATCAGAATAAATACGCTGAATTATTAGAGGCATATCCGAGTCCACAGTTAGCACAGGCGTTATTCAGACCGTTCAATGATGGAAGTCGCCATCTTCCACTAGGAGTTGTTGTCCGTATACTCCTACATACAAACCTTTACGAACAAGGATTCCTGTTACTCAAAGATGTTATCACGAATCGAGAAG GTTCAGATGACCTGCATAACCTAATTTTTGAAGATAATGTGACAACGGAAAATGAATGGATTGATATAGCGAAtaaatgtgaaaatcatggaTTTGAGAATATCTCAGTTGAACTCCTCGCTGCAATAACTGTGACATCAGCAATGACATTA